The Xenopus tropicalis strain Nigerian chromosome 7, UCB_Xtro_10.0, whole genome shotgun sequence genome includes a region encoding these proteins:
- the LOC101731684 gene encoding phospholipase A2 inhibitor subunit gamma B, with the protein MRDLLKLLYVFPSLISSGYSLKCMVCFAPGAPNCTGNSETCPAGTVCSSTYTVKTEGGIKVSEFSGRTCMPPDQCQEPGSFSTSNSTFKKGFSCCNTDNCTPAPLTLPDDNVNPNGLTCPTCTLDGAGFCNTGETMQCTGNENNCLVQITKMSGAVSSSGVLRGCASPSICRIGSQSISANGINVDVEITCTGGSNGVNSVVSYPLAAFLLLKLFDF; encoded by the exons GCTATTCCCTTAAGTGCATGGTTTGCTTTGCCCCCGGTGCCCCAAACTGCACAGGTAACAGCGAGACCTGCCCTGCTGGAACTGTTTGTTCATCTACGTACACAGTAAAAACTGAAG GTGGGATCAAGGTAAGTGAGTTTTCTGGCAGGACATGTATGCCCCCCGACCAGTGCCAGGAACCGGGAAGCTTTAGCACAAGTAACAGCACCTTCAAGAAGGGGTTCTCCTGCTGCAACACTGACAACTGCACCCCAGCTCCCCTCACAT tGCCTGATGATAATGTTAATCCAAACGGCCTGACCTGCCCAACCTGCACACTAGATGGCGCCGGCTTTTGCAACACCGGAGAAACCATGCAATGCACTGGCAATGAAAACAACTGCCTCGTACAGATCACAAAAATGTCAG GAGCCGTGTCCAGCAGTGGAGTCCTACGAGGCTGCGCCTCCCCAAGTATATGCAGAATCGGCAGCCAGTCCATCAGCGCTAACGGCATAAATGTTGATGTGGAAATTACATGCACCGGGGGGAGTAATGGAGTCAACAGTGTGGTTTCCTACCCACTTGCTGCCTTCCTGCTGTTAAAACTTTTTGACTTTtga